In the genome of Coregonus clupeaformis isolate EN_2021a chromosome 1, ASM2061545v1, whole genome shotgun sequence, one region contains:
- the LOC123492088 gene encoding interferon-induced protein with tetratricopeptide repeats 5-like yields MSSIRTKLLQLECRFTWDLKEDDMDTDNLQTRLKDQIELGLGKKAGIARTFSILAYIKYLKGYPAEAMANLLKAEELTREHHGEDCEKHLIVTYGDLSWLHYHVGDYIKCQSYLEKLEEMKEKFPTSSTSVLHPEVYGEKGWTFLKFSYKYYDKALECFKKALELEPEESEWNAGYAIALYRTEKELSSVDDSPAIKQLRRAIEINPQDAVPMVLLGLKLAIYKRFGEAEELVEKALEMSPDCPHVTRYVGKFLRQQGHVDKSIALLNRALKRTSQSAIIHHQLALCYKKKKISVCKSGSFHGKGAEIQKLLRKCIQHLEMATSLKSSFIYAMAELALLYGECKDITKAEELFQKTFEKALAKNDSLQVVNLMYGQFQQYHNKCEPLAIKHYTEGLELQKDTAEGKSCAHKLKMIAERRVSQDPMDGEACGILGFVYRVEGKKEQAIEWYDKAVVHDCNAEYLSALCELRLSLQQ; encoded by the exons ATGAG CTCCATTCGAACCAAACTACTTCAACTGGAGTGCCgcttcacctgggatttgaagGAAGATGACATGGATACTGATAATCTACAGACCAGGCTCAAGGACCAGATTGAGTTAGGTCTCGGGAAAAAGGCCGGGATTGCACGGACATTCAGCATTCTGGCCTACATCAAATACCTGAAGGGTTACCCAGCGGAGGCAATGGCTAACTTGTTAAAGGCTGAGGAGCTCACGAGAGAGCACCATGGTGAGGACTGTGAGAAACATCTCATTGTCACCTATGGAGACCTTTCCTGGTTACATTACCATGTGGGTGATTACATCAAGTGCCAGAGCTACTTAGAGaaactggaggagatgaaagagAAGTTTCCAACTAGTTCCACATCTGTCCTCCACCCTGAGGTCTATGGCGAGAAGGGTTGGACCTTCCTCAAGTTCTCCTATAAATACTATGACAAAGCACTAGAATGCTTCAAGAAAGCTCTGGAACTGGAGCCTGAGGAGAGTGAGTGGAATGCAGGTTACGCTATTGCATTGTATCGTACAGAAAAAGAGCTCTCGAGTGTTGATGACTCGCCAGCTATTAAGCAGCTGAGACGTGCCATAGAGATTAACCCACAAGACGCAGTCCCCATGGTCCTACTGGGCCTGAAACTGGCTATCTATAAAAGATTTGGGGAGGCAGAGGAGTTAGTGGAGAAAGCTCTGGAGATGTCCCCAGACTGTCCGCACGTGACACGTTATGTAGGGAAGTTTCTCCGGCAACAGGGGCACGTTGACAAGTCCATTGCTTTGTTGAACAGAGCACTAAAGCGTACAAGCCAGTCTGCCATAATACACCATCAATTGGCTCTCTGCTACAAGAAAAAAAAGATCTCAGTATGCAAGAGTGGAAGCTTCCATGGTAAGGGTGCTGAGATCCAGAAGCTACTCCGTAAGTGCATTCAACATCTGGAGATGGCTACTTCACTGAAGTCTTCTTTCATCTATGCCATGGCTGAGCTTGCACTGCTCTACGGAGAGTGTAAAGATATCACCAAGGCAGAGGAACTGTTCCAGAAAACCTTTGAGAAAGCCTTAGCTAAGAATGACAGTCTGCAGGTGGTCAACTTGATGTACGGCCAGTTCCAGCAGTATCACAACAAATGTGAACCTCTGGCTATCAAGCACTACACAGAAGGTTTGGAACTGCAGAAGGACACTGCTGAAGGAAAGAGTTGTGCCCATAAACTGAAAATGATCGCAGAGAGGCGTGTCTCCCAAGACCCCATGGATGGAGAGGCCTGTGGTATTCTGGGGTTTGTCTATAGAGTGGAGGGGAAGAAAGAACAGGCCATAGAGTGGTATGATAAGGCTGTGGTGCATGATTGCAATGCTGAATACCTCTCTGCACTCTGTGAACTTCGCCTCTCTCTACAGCAATAA